AGGCCGCACCTTCGCTGAGCCAGCTCGAAAGATTGTCGAAATGGTAGCCGGGAAGCAGCTGGTACAAGGCCCAGACGAGCCGCGGCGCATAAACGGCAAGCAAAGGCGACAGTCCGAGGAAGGCCTGCTCCGCAGTCACGGCGACCAGGCCGATCACCAAAGCGGCGATGGTCGATCGGGTGAGTATCGCCGCGAGACTGGTATAGGCGATCGTCACGAGCACTGGCGACAGCGCCTTCAACGCCCCGATATATTGCGCCTCAGCCAGTGCCGAGGCCGTGATCCCGTCCGGGATCGGAGTCCCGAGAACCACGTCGCCGAGCCACCCCATCGCCAAGGTCAGCAGCCCGGTGAGCAGGAACGCCGCATAGAGGAACAGGATGGTCACCCCATATTTCGCGGCGATCAGCGCGCCCCTTGCGCGGTGCGGGAC
The nucleotide sequence above comes from Sphingosinicella sp. BN140058. Encoded proteins:
- a CDS encoding ABC transporter permease produces the protein MFEAFAAETLKFRRHRATWFLVWIYPIACLILSVLLILIGLSQARPQVVAPAAAKWIESTAAIWYVPPHMFGRYLIAAFTAFVFAGEYGWNTWKLVVPHRARGALIAAKYGVTILFLYAAFLLTGLLTLAMGWLGDVVLGTPIPDGITASALAEAQYIGALKALSPVLVTIAYTSLAAILTRSTIAALVIGLVAVTAEQAFLGLSPLLAVYAPRLVWALYQLLPGYHFDNLSSWLSEGAAFQASLPETEPIAWSWIGSLAAIAAWVIGVAGLTFVSFKRQDIN